From Stenotrophomonas nitritireducens, the proteins below share one genomic window:
- the msbA gene encoding lipid A export permease/ATP-binding protein MsbA, giving the protein MNDNASAWKVYKRLLGFAKPYRPLLLIAGVGMLVEAGAGMGFLALMSPITNNLVNPEDINPWMPLAVIGLFLVRGAAGYLTDMGMGKAARSIARDFRVRVLGKYLRLPGQRFDGEPVPSMLVRLGSDSDQVAQAAIDAMKVVLQQSLQALGSLIMMFYYSWQVTLAIFVLAPPLAWVMNKVAKRYRRISHRIQESGAELLQAADQALSSHQEVKIYGAQPSEMGRYSALANNNLRLAMKVEGTRSISSGMVQLIGAIGLAALLFIAGHEAAAGRLTVGDFVSLLMAMLTIIPALKQLTNVQNMTQRGIASAQRLFHVLDAEDEADVGSLPLQRATGLLEFRHVTARYAGQDKPALQDISFVARPGTVTAIVGRSGSGKSTLIKLIPRFYEIEAGEILLDGHPLQAYRLADLRRQIALVGQQVTLFNGSIAENVAYGELQERSEAELQHAIEGANASEFVEQLPQGVDAPVGAKGSRLSGGQRQRLAIARAMLKDAPILILDEATAALDNESERLVQDALQKLMPDRTTLVIAHRLSTIEHADQVLVMDQGRIVERGTHAELLAMGGLYEHLHSMQFRDRQD; this is encoded by the coding sequence ATGAACGACAACGCGTCGGCCTGGAAGGTCTACAAACGCTTGCTGGGCTTTGCCAAGCCCTATAGGCCGCTGTTGTTGATCGCCGGTGTGGGTATGCTGGTCGAAGCGGGCGCAGGCATGGGCTTTTTGGCGTTGATGAGCCCGATCACCAACAACCTGGTGAATCCGGAGGACATCAATCCCTGGATGCCGCTGGCCGTCATTGGATTGTTTCTGGTCCGTGGCGCTGCGGGCTACCTGACTGACATGGGCATGGGTAAGGCTGCACGCAGCATCGCCCGTGATTTCCGCGTACGCGTGCTTGGCAAATATCTGCGCCTGCCCGGTCAGCGCTTCGATGGCGAGCCGGTGCCGTCGATGTTGGTTCGGCTTGGCTCTGACAGCGATCAGGTGGCGCAGGCTGCGATTGATGCAATGAAGGTGGTATTGCAGCAATCGCTGCAGGCGCTTGGCTCGCTGATAATGATGTTCTATTACAGCTGGCAGGTGACACTGGCCATCTTCGTGCTGGCACCACCGTTGGCGTGGGTGATGAACAAGGTGGCAAAGCGCTACCGTCGCATCAGCCATCGTATCCAGGAGAGCGGGGCAGAGCTCCTGCAGGCAGCAGATCAGGCGCTGTCCAGCCATCAGGAAGTAAAAATTTACGGTGCACAGCCCAGTGAAATGGGCCGCTATTCGGCGCTGGCCAACAACAATCTTCGCTTGGCGATGAAGGTGGAAGGCACTCGCAGTATTTCCTCCGGCATGGTGCAGTTGATCGGTGCCATCGGGCTGGCCGCGTTGCTGTTCATTGCGGGCCATGAGGCTGCAGCCGGTCGCTTGACCGTGGGTGACTTCGTCTCGCTACTGATGGCGATGCTGACCATCATTCCCGCGCTCAAGCAGCTCACCAACGTGCAGAACATGACCCAGCGCGGCATCGCCTCGGCGCAGCGCCTGTTCCATGTTCTTGATGCCGAAGATGAGGCTGACGTGGGCAGTCTGCCGTTGCAGCGCGCCACTGGCCTGCTTGAGTTCCGCCACGTCACCGCCCGCTACGCGGGGCAGGACAAGCCGGCGCTGCAGGACATCAGTTTCGTTGCCCGCCCTGGAACAGTGACCGCGATTGTGGGCCGTTCGGGCAGCGGCAAATCCACCCTGATCAAGCTGATTCCGCGCTTCTATGAGATCGAGGCCGGGGAAATCCTGCTCGATGGTCACCCCCTGCAGGCCTACCGGCTGGCCGACCTTCGTCGGCAGATCGCCCTGGTTGGCCAGCAGGTCACCTTGTTTAACGGCAGCATCGCCGAGAACGTGGCCTATGGCGAGTTGCAGGAGCGCAGCGAGGCGGAGTTGCAGCACGCCATCGAGGGCGCAAACGCCAGCGAGTTCGTCGAGCAGCTGCCGCAGGGCGTGGATGCACCAGTGGGAGCGAAGGGCAGCCGTCTGTCCGGCGGCCAGCGGCAACGTCTGGCCATTGCGCGCGCAATGCTGAAAGATGCGCCCATCCTGATCCTGGACGAAGCCACCGCCGCTCTGGACAACGAATCCGAGCGGCTGGTACAGGACGCGCTGCAGAAGCTGATGCCCGACCGCACCACCCTTGTCATCGCCCATCGTCTGTCCACCATCGAGCATGCGGACCAGGTGCTGGTGATGGACCAGGGCCGTATCGTTGAACGTGGCACCCACGCCGAGTTGCTGGCAATGGGCGGCTTGTACGAACACCTGCATAGCATGCAGTTCCGCGACAGGCAGGACTGA
- the nusA gene encoding transcription termination factor NusA, which produces MSKELLLVVDAVANEKGVPREVIFDAIEAALASAAKKRYPDQEVLARVSINHKDGTYETFRRWEVVADDVVMESPDRQIRMMDAVDEADDVEIGDYIEEQIENPDFGRIAAQAAKQVIVQRVREAERQQVVDAWKDRVGELVTGVVKRAERGNIYVDLGGNAEAFIPKDKGIPRDVLRAGDRVRGYLAEVRSEPRGPQLFISRAAPEFMIELFKLEVPEVGQGLVEIKACARDPGDRAKIAVLAHDSRTDPIGACIGMRGSRVQAVSNELNGERVDIVLWNDNPANFVINAMAPAEVQSIIVDEEKHSMDLAVAEDRLAQAIGKGGQNVRLASRLTGWQLNVMTQDQVTAKSEAEQGVARQLFMDKLEVDEEIAGILVSEGFGTVEEIAYVPVGELLAVEGFDEDIVEELRARARDALLNEALAVEEGADGGVPAADLLALKGMDEATAYALAGHGVRTSEDLSDLAADEVLEFGIEGMDLERAAALVLAARAEEIARLERGE; this is translated from the coding sequence ATGAGCAAGGAACTTTTGCTGGTAGTTGACGCAGTCGCCAACGAGAAGGGCGTGCCGCGCGAAGTTATTTTTGACGCGATCGAGGCCGCATTGGCCTCGGCAGCGAAGAAGCGTTACCCCGACCAGGAAGTCCTGGCGCGCGTGTCGATCAACCACAAGGACGGTACCTACGAAACCTTCCGTCGTTGGGAAGTGGTCGCCGATGATGTGGTGATGGAATCGCCGGACCGCCAGATCCGCATGATGGACGCGGTGGATGAAGCCGACGACGTCGAGATCGGCGATTACATCGAAGAACAGATTGAAAACCCGGATTTCGGCCGTATCGCAGCGCAGGCTGCCAAGCAGGTCATCGTCCAGCGTGTGCGCGAAGCCGAGCGCCAGCAGGTGGTGGATGCATGGAAGGACCGCGTTGGCGAGCTGGTCACTGGTGTGGTCAAGCGTGCAGAACGCGGCAATATCTATGTCGATCTGGGCGGCAATGCCGAAGCCTTCATCCCGAAGGACAAGGGCATTCCGCGCGACGTGCTGCGTGCCGGTGACCGCGTGCGCGGCTACCTGGCCGAAGTGCGCTCGGAGCCGCGTGGCCCGCAGCTGTTCATCAGCCGCGCCGCCCCGGAATTCATGATCGAGCTGTTCAAGCTGGAAGTGCCGGAAGTCGGCCAGGGCCTGGTTGAGATCAAGGCCTGTGCACGCGACCCGGGCGACCGCGCCAAGATCGCCGTGCTGGCCCATGACAGCCGCACCGATCCTATCGGTGCCTGCATCGGCATGCGCGGTTCGCGCGTCCAGGCCGTGTCCAACGAGCTCAATGGCGAGCGCGTGGATATCGTGTTGTGGAACGACAACCCGGCCAATTTCGTCATCAACGCGATGGCCCCGGCTGAAGTGCAGTCGATCATCGTTGACGAAGAAAAGCATTCGATGGACCTGGCTGTGGCAGAAGACCGCCTGGCCCAGGCAATCGGCAAGGGCGGCCAGAACGTGCGTCTGGCCAGCCGCCTGACCGGTTGGCAGCTGAATGTGATGACCCAGGACCAGGTGACCGCCAAGTCGGAAGCCGAGCAGGGCGTCGCCCGTCAGCTGTTCATGGACAAGCTGGAAGTGGACGAAGAAATCGCCGGCATCCTGGTGTCCGAAGGGTTTGGTACGGTGGAAGAAATCGCCTACGTACCGGTTGGTGAGTTGCTGGCAGTGGAAGGCTTCGACGAAGATATCGTTGAAGAACTCCGTGCCCGCGCCCGCGATGCGCTGCTCAACGAAGCGCTGGCGGTGGAAGAGGGGGCTGACGGCGGTGTGCCGGCAGCCGATCTGCTGGCACTGAAGGGCATGGATGAGGCTACCGCGTACGCGCTGGCTGGCCACGGCGTGCGCACAAGTGAGGATCTGTCGGACCTGGCTGCCGACGAGGTTCTGGAGTTCGGCATCGAGGGCATGGATCTGGAGCGCGCCGCGGCGCTGGTCCTGGCAGCCCGCGCCGAGGAGATCGCCCGCTTGGAGCGCGGCGAATGA
- the truB gene encoding tRNA pseudouridine(55) synthase TruB — protein MRPRIQFRRLDGIVLLDKPAGMSSNTALQVARRLFRAEKGGHTGSLDPLATGLLPLCFGEATKIAGLLLGSAKAYDAEIRLGSTTDTDDADGVVLRERPVPAFSDEQLQAALASLTGTIRQRAPIYSALKQGGEPLYAKARRGEAIEAPEREVLVQSIEVLVREDARLSLRVTCGSGTYIRSIARDLGELLGCGAHVTALRRLWVEPFMAPKMIGLDALRAVAESGDEATLMGWLLPIEQGLTQFARVDLDAAQAARFCLGQRLRDPAWPVGLVVVHGEHGQPLGLGQVEEGGRLGPQRIFNL, from the coding sequence ATGCGTCCTCGAATCCAATTCCGCCGTCTGGACGGCATCGTTCTGCTCGACAAGCCGGCTGGCATGAGCTCCAACACGGCCTTGCAGGTTGCGCGTCGTCTGTTCCGCGCCGAAAAGGGTGGGCATACCGGCAGCCTGGACCCGCTGGCCACAGGCCTGCTGCCGCTGTGCTTCGGTGAAGCCACCAAGATCGCCGGCCTGTTGCTGGGCTCGGCCAAGGCCTACGACGCCGAAATCCGGCTGGGCAGCACCACCGATACCGACGATGCCGACGGCGTTGTGCTGCGCGAGCGGCCGGTGCCGGCGTTCAGTGATGAACAGCTGCAGGCGGCCTTGGCCAGCCTGACTGGCACTATCCGGCAACGTGCGCCGATCTATTCGGCCCTGAAGCAGGGCGGTGAGCCGCTGTACGCCAAGGCGCGCCGCGGCGAGGCCATCGAGGCGCCCGAGCGCGAGGTGCTGGTGCAGTCGATCGAGGTGCTGGTGCGTGAAGACGCGCGTCTGTCGCTGCGCGTAACCTGCGGTTCGGGCACCTACATCCGCAGCATCGCCCGTGACCTGGGCGAGCTGCTGGGCTGTGGCGCGCATGTCACCGCGCTGCGCCGGCTGTGGGTTGAACCGTTCATGGCGCCGAAGATGATTGGCCTGGATGCGCTGCGCGCGGTGGCCGAATCCGGTGACGAGGCGACGCTGATGGGCTGGTTGCTGCCGATCGAGCAGGGCTTGACCCAGTTTGCCCGGGTCGACCTGGATGCTGCGCAGGCGGCGCGGTTCTGCCTTGGCCAGCGGTTGCGTGACCCGGCCTGGCCGGTCGGCCTGGTGGTGGTTCATGGTGAACATGGCCAGCCGCTGGGCCTGGGCCAGGTTGAAGAAGGCGGGCGATTGGGCCCGCAACGCATCTTCAATCTCTGA
- the pnp gene encoding polyribonucleotide nucleotidyltransferase has protein sequence MAKITKTFQYGKHTVTLETGEVARQAGGAVIVKMDDTVLLVTAVAAKSAREGQDFFPLTVDYQEKFYAGGRIPGGFFKREGRATEKETLISRLIDRPIRPLFPEDYKNEVQIIATVMSLNPEVDGDIAALIGASAALSLAGTPFKGPIGAAKVGYKDGQYILNPTVSELKESQLELVVAGTANAVLMVESEAALLSEDVMLGAVTFGHREMQKVINAINELTVEAGTKPSDWVAPAKNNVLISALQEAVGSKLGEAFQVRDKLQRRDAISAIKKDVVEALAGRVAAEGWNPAEVSKEFGELEYSTMRNSVLDTKVRIDGRALDTVRPIAVKTSVLPRTHGSALFTRGETQAIVTITLGTARDGQIIDAVAGEYKENFLFHYNFPPYSVGECGRFGAPKRREIGHGRLAKRGVLAVMPSLEAFPYTIRVVSEITESNGSSSMASVCGSSLALMDAGVPVKSPVAGIAMGLVKEGERFVVLSDILGDEDHLGDMDFKVAGTAEGISALQMDIKIEGITEEIMKQALQQAKAGRLHILGEMAHGLTSPRAELSDYAPRLLTIKIHPDKIREVIGKGGSTIQAITKETGTQIDIQDDGTITIASVNNAAAQAAKARIEQITSDVEPGRIYEGKVAKIMDFGAFVTILPGKDGLVHVSQISSDRVEKVGDVLKEGDVVKVKVLEVDKQGRIRLSMKAVEEGEGTPAE, from the coding sequence GTGGCAAAAATCACCAAAACCTTCCAGTACGGCAAACACACCGTCACGCTTGAAACCGGCGAAGTCGCCCGCCAGGCCGGCGGCGCTGTCATCGTCAAGATGGATGACACCGTGTTGCTGGTCACTGCCGTCGCCGCCAAGAGCGCGCGCGAAGGGCAGGACTTCTTCCCGCTGACTGTTGATTACCAGGAAAAGTTCTACGCCGGTGGCCGTATCCCGGGTGGCTTCTTCAAGCGTGAAGGCCGTGCGACCGAGAAGGAGACGCTGATTTCGCGTCTGATCGATCGCCCGATCCGCCCGCTGTTCCCGGAAGACTACAAGAACGAAGTGCAGATCATCGCCACGGTGATGTCGCTGAACCCGGAAGTGGACGGCGACATCGCTGCCCTGATCGGTGCCTCGGCTGCACTGTCGCTGGCCGGCACCCCGTTCAAGGGCCCGATCGGCGCTGCCAAGGTCGGTTACAAGGACGGCCAGTACATCCTCAACCCGACCGTGTCGGAGCTGAAGGAATCGCAGCTGGAGCTGGTGGTCGCGGGTACCGCCAATGCCGTGCTGATGGTGGAATCCGAAGCCGCGCTGCTGTCCGAAGACGTGATGCTGGGCGCCGTGACCTTCGGTCACCGCGAAATGCAGAAGGTCATCAACGCGATCAACGAACTGACCGTTGAAGCCGGCACCAAGCCGAGCGACTGGGTTGCCCCGGCCAAGAACAACGTGCTGATCAGCGCCCTGCAGGAAGCCGTCGGCAGCAAGCTCGGCGAAGCCTTCCAGGTGCGTGACAAGCTGCAGCGTCGCGACGCCATCTCGGCGATCAAGAAGGACGTGGTGGAAGCCCTGGCTGGCCGCGTTGCCGCTGAAGGCTGGAACCCGGCTGAAGTATCGAAGGAATTCGGCGAGCTGGAATACAGCACCATGCGCAACTCGGTGCTGGACACCAAGGTCCGCATCGACGGCCGCGCCCTGGACACCGTCCGCCCGATCGCGGTCAAGACCAGCGTGCTGCCGCGTACCCACGGCTCGGCCCTGTTCACCCGCGGCGAGACCCAGGCCATCGTGACGATCACGCTGGGCACCGCACGCGACGGCCAGATCATTGACGCCGTTGCCGGTGAGTACAAGGAAAACTTCCTGTTCCATTACAACTTCCCGCCCTACTCGGTCGGTGAGTGCGGTCGTTTCGGTGCGCCGAAGCGTCGTGAAATCGGCCACGGCCGTCTGGCCAAGCGCGGTGTGCTGGCTGTGATGCCGTCGCTGGAAGCCTTCCCGTACACGATTCGCGTTGTGTCGGAAATCACTGAATCCAACGGCTCCTCGTCGATGGCTTCGGTCTGCGGTTCCTCGCTGGCCCTGATGGACGCCGGCGTGCCGGTCAAGTCGCCGGTGGCAGGTATCGCCATGGGTCTGGTCAAGGAAGGCGAGCGCTTCGTCGTCCTGTCCGACATCCTGGGTGACGAAGATCACCTGGGCGACATGGACTTCAAGGTCGCTGGTACCGCCGAGGGCATCTCCGCCCTGCAGATGGATATCAAGATCGAAGGCATCACCGAAGAGATCATGAAGCAGGCACTGCAGCAGGCCAAGGCTGGCCGTCTGCACATCCTGGGCGAAATGGCCCATGGCCTGACCTCGCCGCGCGCCGAACTGTCGGATTACGCGCCGCGTCTGCTGACGATCAAGATCCACCCGGACAAGATCCGCGAAGTGATCGGCAAGGGTGGCTCGACCATCCAGGCCATCACCAAGGAAACCGGCACCCAGATCGACATCCAGGACGATGGCACCATCACCATCGCTTCGGTGAACAACGCCGCTGCCCAGGCCGCCAAAGCCCGCATCGAGCAGATCACCTCGGACGTCGAGCCGGGCCGCATCTACGAAGGGAAGGTCGCCAAGATCATGGACTTCGGTGCGTTCGTCACCATCCTGCCGGGCAAGGACGGTCTGGTCCACGTATCGCAGATCTCCAGCGACCGCGTCGAGAAGGTCGGCGACGTGCTGAAGGAAGGCGATGTGGTCAAGGTCAAGGTGCTGGAAGTCGACAAGCAGGGCCGTATCCGCCTGTCGATGAAGGCCGTGGAAGAAGGCGAGGGCACCCCGGCCGAATAA
- the rpsO gene encoding 30S ribosomal protein S15, whose product MSIDTQKVIEENKRGAADTGSPEVQVALLTARIELLTGHFKEHKKDHHSRRGLLQMVNRRRSLLDYLKNKDVARYKALIEKLGLRR is encoded by the coding sequence ATGTCGATCGACACCCAGAAAGTCATTGAAGAAAACAAGCGCGGCGCTGCCGACACCGGTTCCCCGGAAGTGCAGGTCGCCCTGCTGACCGCTCGCATTGAACTGCTGACCGGCCACTTCAAGGAACACAAGAAGGATCACCACAGCCGCCGTGGTCTGCTGCAGATGGTCAACCGCCGCCGTAGCCTGCTCGACTACCTGAAGAACAAGGATGTCGCACGTTACAAAGCATTGATCGAAAAGCTCGGCCTGCGCCGCTAA
- a CDS encoding ExbD/TolR family protein: MRIASNRTQDEPHIDLVPLIDVILVLIIFFVVTTTFDARSTLQVQLPTASDQKTSAPQSSLSVLVNADGRYFVNDQEVLRTDIESLKQIVAQLAGADREQTVLLRADARTPYQAVVTAQDALGQLGFRRIAIATAPEAKQ; the protein is encoded by the coding sequence ATGCGTATTGCCAGCAATCGCACGCAGGATGAGCCGCATATCGATCTGGTGCCGTTGATCGACGTGATCCTGGTGCTGATCATTTTCTTCGTGGTCACCACCACCTTCGATGCGCGCTCGACGCTGCAGGTGCAACTGCCCACCGCCAGCGACCAGAAAACCTCCGCGCCGCAGAGTTCGTTGAGCGTGCTCGTCAATGCCGATGGCCGTTACTTCGTCAATGATCAGGAAGTGTTGCGCACCGACATCGAATCGCTGAAGCAGATTGTCGCGCAGCTGGCCGGTGCTGATCGCGAACAGACGGTGCTGCTGCGCGCCGATGCGCGTACGCCATACCAGGCCGTGGTGACCGCGCAGGATGCACTGGGCCAGCTCGGCTTTCGTCGTATTGCCATTGCTACCGCACCGGAAGCAAAGCAATGA
- a CDS encoding MotA/TolQ/ExbB proton channel family protein: MWELVKAGGWPMVPLLLLGVLALAIVLERFWSLRRNEVLPPGLGQEVRNWAARGKLDATHIDSLRANSPLGALLAAALEARNRPRDQIRERIEDTGRHLVHRMGRFLNALGTIASAGPLLGLLGTVVGMIQMFLGILDHGVGDVGQLAGGIGKALVCTATGMMVAIPALMFHRYFRGLIDGYVIEMEQEAAALLDALDGRPAVMAASKAAAPRPAATEKA, encoded by the coding sequence GTGTGGGAATTGGTCAAAGCCGGCGGATGGCCGATGGTGCCGTTGCTGCTGTTGGGCGTGCTGGCATTGGCCATCGTTCTGGAGCGTTTCTGGAGCCTGCGGCGTAACGAGGTGCTGCCGCCGGGTCTGGGGCAGGAAGTCCGCAACTGGGCCGCACGCGGCAAGCTGGACGCCACCCACATCGATTCCCTGCGTGCCAACTCGCCGCTGGGCGCGTTGCTGGCCGCCGCACTCGAGGCACGCAACCGTCCGCGCGACCAGATCCGCGAACGCATTGAAGATACCGGGCGCCATCTGGTGCACCGGATGGGCCGCTTCCTCAACGCGCTGGGCACCATCGCCTCGGCTGGCCCGTTGCTGGGCCTGCTGGGTACGGTGGTCGGCATGATCCAGATGTTCCTGGGCATTCTTGACCACGGCGTCGGCGATGTGGGCCAGTTGGCCGGCGGCATCGGCAAGGCGCTGGTGTGTACCGCGACCGGCATGATGGTCGCGATTCCGGCCTTGATGTTCCATCGCTATTTCCGTGGCCTGATTGATGGCTACGTGATCGAGATGGAACAGGAAGCAGCCGCGCTGCTGGATGCACTTGATGGCCGGCCCGCGGTGATGGCCGCCAGCAAGGCTGCGGCGCCGCGCCCGGCGGCGACTGAAAAGGCCTGA
- the rbfA gene encoding 30S ribosome-binding factor RbfA, with product MPKTFHRTDRVSAQIRRDLGTLVHAAVREFGLPSVSVSDVEVTRDMAHAKIYVTALMPERSAEAMKGLRELAVELRMSLAKAMKLRHVPELHFHYDDSVDRGERIDNLLRDLVPPPEPESDADKDADKA from the coding sequence ATGCCTAAGACTTTCCATCGTACCGACCGTGTTTCCGCACAGATCCGCCGTGATCTGGGCACGCTGGTGCATGCCGCCGTGCGTGAATTCGGGCTGCCCTCGGTCAGCGTGTCGGACGTGGAAGTCACCCGCGACATGGCCCACGCCAAGATCTACGTGACCGCGTTGATGCCGGAACGTTCGGCCGAGGCCATGAAGGGGCTGCGTGAATTGGCCGTTGAGCTGCGCATGTCGCTGGCCAAGGCAATGAAGCTGCGGCACGTGCCGGAACTGCATTTCCACTACGACGATTCGGTCGACCGTGGTGAGCGTATCGACAATCTGCTGCGCGACCTGGTGCCGCCGCCGGAACCCGAGTCCGACGCCGACAAGGACGCCGACAAAGCCTGA
- the infB gene encoding translation initiation factor IF-2 — protein MSQQTTIRKLAELVNTPVEKLLEQLSQAGMKFSGPDQVVTSTEKVKLLGFLRRSHGKEEQPVEEADAASKKITLNRRKHQEVTVSAGRSKTTVNVEVRQKRTYTKPEGGKPAMTPDEERADILRKLEESRQRNLDEQRMLAEKDRARDENIAAKKAAEEAERARVEAEKLAAEEAAKAAAAKPAPAAVEAEAPARTARHAPAAAAPARAPVREDRGNNNTNANAKPGKRNEGGDGNRFGGQLHLSASDRARRGNSNNNNSRGRPGARAPQGRRGNDASRSGGGSHAFERPTAPVVREVAVGDTITVADLAQKLALKGGEVVKALFKMGVMATITQSIDHDTAALVVEELGHKVVRANANDAEDALLAISDGDERVAVPRAPVVTIMGHVDHGKTSLLDYIRRTKVANGEAGGITQHIGAYHVTTPKGVISFLDTPGHAAFTSMRARGAQLTDIVVVVVAADDGVMPQTKEAIQHARAANAPIVVAINKIDKASADPMRVKNELLAEQVVAEDFGGDVQMVEISAKTGLGIDDLLDAISLQAEVLELKAVAEGRASGVVIESSLDKGRGPVATVLVQQGVLKKGDYLVCGIQYGRVRALFDETGSQVAEAGPSIPVQVLGLSGVPEAGDDFVVVEDERLAKDVAQTRETKRRESRLVATAGSRMEDIMAQLGKGEGQQVLNLLIKADVQGSVQALSQALVALSNDDIRINVIHSGVGGITESDANSAVASKATVIGFNVRADASARRIIESNGVDLRYFSIIYDVIDQVKQVASGLLGVEIREEIIGIAQVRDVFRSSKFGAVAGCMVIEGVVKRNKPIRVLRDSVVVFEGELESLRRFKENVEEVRNGTECGIGVKAYNDIKPGDQIECFERIEVPRTL, from the coding sequence ATGTCGCAGCAAACCACCATCCGCAAGCTCGCCGAACTGGTCAACACGCCGGTCGAGAAACTGCTTGAACAGCTGTCCCAGGCCGGGATGAAGTTCAGCGGTCCCGACCAGGTCGTGACCAGTACCGAGAAAGTGAAGCTGCTTGGCTTCCTCCGCCGTTCGCACGGCAAGGAAGAGCAGCCGGTCGAAGAGGCTGATGCCGCATCGAAGAAGATCACCCTGAACCGCCGCAAGCATCAGGAAGTGACCGTCAGTGCTGGCCGTAGCAAGACCACCGTCAATGTGGAAGTGCGCCAGAAGCGCACCTACACCAAGCCGGAAGGTGGCAAGCCTGCGATGACGCCGGACGAAGAGCGCGCCGATATCCTGCGCAAGCTCGAGGAATCGCGTCAGCGCAATCTCGACGAGCAGCGCATGCTGGCCGAGAAGGACCGCGCCCGCGACGAGAACATCGCAGCTAAGAAGGCCGCTGAAGAGGCCGAGCGCGCCCGCGTCGAAGCCGAGAAGCTGGCCGCTGAAGAGGCCGCCAAGGCTGCTGCTGCAAAGCCGGCACCGGCCGCTGTGGAAGCCGAAGCTCCGGCCCGTACCGCGCGTCACGCCCCGGCAGCTGCTGCCCCGGCACGCGCACCGGTGCGCGAGGATCGCGGCAACAACAACACCAATGCCAACGCCAAGCCCGGCAAGCGCAACGAAGGTGGTGATGGCAACCGTTTCGGTGGCCAGCTGCACCTGTCGGCGTCTGATCGTGCCCGTCGTGGCAACAGCAACAACAATAATTCGCGCGGTCGTCCGGGTGCACGTGCACCGCAGGGCCGTCGTGGCAATGACGCATCGCGCAGCGGTGGCGGCAGCCATGCCTTCGAACGTCCGACCGCACCGGTGGTGCGTGAAGTCGCCGTCGGTGACACCATCACCGTGGCCGATCTGGCCCAGAAGCTTGCCCTGAAGGGCGGCGAGGTGGTCAAGGCGCTGTTCAAGATGGGCGTGATGGCCACCATCACCCAGTCCATCGATCACGACACCGCCGCACTGGTTGTCGAAGAGCTCGGCCACAAGGTTGTGCGCGCCAATGCCAACGATGCCGAAGACGCACTGCTGGCCATCAGCGATGGTGACGAGCGCGTGGCCGTGCCGCGTGCGCCGGTGGTGACCATCATGGGTCACGTCGACCACGGCAAGACCTCGCTGCTGGATTACATCCGCCGCACCAAGGTTGCCAATGGCGAAGCCGGCGGCATCACCCAGCACATCGGTGCTTACCACGTGACCACGCCGAAGGGCGTGATCAGCTTCCTCGACACCCCGGGCCACGCCGCGTTCACCTCGATGCGTGCCCGCGGTGCGCAGCTGACAGATATCGTAGTGGTGGTGGTTGCCGCCGACGATGGCGTGATGCCGCAGACCAAGGAAGCCATCCAGCACGCCCGTGCTGCCAATGCGCCGATCGTGGTCGCCATCAACAAGATCGACAAGGCCTCGGCCGACCCGATGCGCGTCAAGAACGAACTGCTCGCCGAGCAGGTTGTTGCCGAAGACTTCGGTGGTGACGTGCAGATGGTGGAGATCTCGGCCAAGACCGGCCTGGGCATCGACGACCTGCTGGATGCGATTTCTCTGCAGGCCGAAGTGCTCGAGCTCAAGGCCGTGGCCGAAGGCCGCGCCAGCGGCGTGGTCATCGAATCCTCGCTGGACAAGGGCCGTGGCCCGGTCGCGACGGTGCTGGTGCAGCAGGGCGTCCTGAAGAAGGGCGACTACCTGGTGTGCGGCATCCAGTACGGTCGCGTGCGTGCGCTGTTCGACGAAACCGGCAGCCAGGTGGCTGAAGCGGGTCCGTCGATTCCGGTGCAGGTACTGGGTCTGTCCGGCGTGCCGGAAGCCGGCGACGACTTCGTCGTGGTGGAAGACGAGCGCCTGGCCAAGGACGTCGCGCAGACGCGTGAAACCAAGCGTCGTGAGTCGCGTCTGGTCGCCACTGCGGGCAGCCGCATGGAAGACATCATGGCGCAGCTGGGCAAGGGCGAAGGCCAGCAGGTGCTGAACCTGCTGATCAAGGCCGATGTGCAGGGTTCGGTGCAGGCACTGAGCCAGGCGCTGGTCGCGCTGTCCAACGACGACATCCGCATCAACGTGATCCACTCCGGCGTGGGCGGCATCACCGAGTCCGACGCCAACTCGGCCGTGGCCTCCAAGGCCACCGTCATCGGCTTCAACGTGCGTGCGGATGCTTCGGCCCGCCGCATCATTGAATCCAACGGCGTTGACCTGCGTTACTTCTCGATCATCTATGACGTGATCGACCAGGTGAAGCAGGTGGCTTCCGGTCTGCTCGGCGTGGAAATCCGCGAAGAGATCATCGGTATCGCCCAGGTCCGCGACGTGTTCCGCAGCTCGAAGTTCGGTGCGGTTGCAGGCTGCATGGTCATCGAAGGCGTGGTGAAGCGGAACAAGCCGATCCGCGTGCTGCGCGACAGCGTGGTGGTGTTCGAAGGCGAGCTGGAATCGCTGCGTCGCTTCAAGGAGAACGTCGAGGAAGTTCGCAACGGTACCGAGTGCGGTATCGGCGTGAAGGCTTACAACGACATCAAGCCGGGCGACCAGATCGAGTGCTTCGAGCGTATCGAAGTGCCGCGCACGCTGTAA